The window TAGTCGTAGTCGGTGTACGGTAGGGAGGAGAGTGCAGATGGAGAGGGAAGCTTTGCTGATATCATCTGTCTGCGTATGGCCACTCCTCTCTCTGGTCTCTCCATCATGGCCTCTAGTTTGTAGGCAGGGATGTGTTTGGAATTGACCAGTAGCATCACCTCAGCATCACTTAGGAAACGAGGCCCCAGCTGCAGGACACACAATCATGAAGTGACAACAGTTATTATTCTCTGTATTGTCCGGTCAAGAAGTTTTCAGCAACCGTCCACATTTTGCTACTATATGGTCTAGTGTTagcatttcatttaaaattcattGGCCTCTGGTAATGTTAACAATTCATCTCTGGCCACACCTTATTATCATTTGTAATATGTCTATCTCCCATTTCTGACCTAAAGAAACATTAGACTGCAGTGTAGAAGGATTGTATCCAGCTTACAATGAAATCTGATTCAACCTGCTGTTTGACTCGACACTGATGCATACAAATGTCTCTTGTGTGGGACAGTTCATGTGTCTGGCTGTAGACCTGAGTGGATGTGAGGCCATGAGGAGCCGGTGGAATCAGTGTCTTTTCTACTGGCGTCATGCTCTAATTGGTTCAGCCTCAAAGAGAGAGTGGAGTGACTAAGCTCATTATGGCCCAGTTAAATCACACAACTGCCTTAAACCCTACAGCCTTATTGGTGGGATACGACACCACGACCTTCGGGAGCTGGGAAGTAGGCTGAGGTGACGTAACCATTCAGCCACCCGAGAGGATGTTAGCTGAGTCGTCGGCGATGAAAGATATGTTTTAAAtgggtttctgtgtgtgtatcttaccTCAGGGTTGTTGAGGATTGCCACACATTCGTCCAGGCCTCTGGGCTTTGGCGGGGGGTTCGGTTGAGTGGTGTCGGACTTGagctcttcctcttcctcccctacGACAAAGACACTCTTTGGCTGGGGATCGGTGGCTGGAGCAGGCAGGGGACGGATAACCTCATCTAGGGAAACAAGGTGAAGCATATAAATACTGCTTTGTATTTGTATAGTGCTATTAAAAGCACATGCTACAGCCTCAATACTGAGCTCAGACATACCCCTCTCTTCCTTGTTGGCTGGGGTGTGATCAGCCATGCTCTGGACAGGGGCGAGGGGTCGGGGAGCAGGCGGCTCCTTCCTGCAGCACGTCTCAGTGGGTCGTCGTGGTGCCAGGGTGGGGGCAGACATAGTGATTGGGTTCTTCAGTGACAGCGTAGACTCCATCTCAACCTGCTCAAAGAAGATGTACTTGATGGCCAGCAACAGGGCCAAGGCCAGACAGATCACCTGCTCTATGTCCATTGTTATCATCCTGcaggaaaacagacagaagctttgttattttttttgtcctcatCCAGTGTTTCTTATATTTAAGATGTGACAACATATCTGCTTGACCAATCACGGAGCTGTTATAAGACATTTCCATTGTAGGTCTTTGAGCTGGTTGGTAGGTGTCCATTCTCCTCAGTTACATTTTCACAACCAGGTAATTGATTTTTAGATCTCAAGTGACCTTCAGAAATCCTCCACTATAATGTCTAGGATAACACTGCCACATCAAAGTACTAAAAAGTCTAACAAATACATCTAAACCTCTAATGTTCAATGCATAGTTCTTATAGCTTAAATGGAAACAATCCCAAGAGAGGAGTCTGCTAACCTAGTCAGGTAGAAGTGCCAGAGGGGTTTCTCTGGCTCGATCCTCCTGGGGGACAGGTGGTCCAGCTCCATGCCAACCTGTGGGATGCCCACTGTGGTGTTGATGGACGAGGGCTCAGCAATCCACCGGCTGTGGGCATGAACCATCACCAGGCCCAGAGACTGCACACAGGGCAGAGAGGAcaactcacactcacattcaattggaacacaagacaaaagaaaagggAACAAATAAAGAAAGCATGAGAGGTGTTACCATAATCATTTTGACTCTCTGGGTTACAGGGTTGGGTTtgttgtcctcctcttcctccattaCTCTGGAGAAGTGGCTCAGCTGCCAGATAGGATGGCCCTCTTGACTCTCACGGGACAGCTACAGGAACAGACACATCACCATCAATCATAATgccattaacacacacacacacacacacacacacacacacacacactacactgaACTCTTACCTCCAGCACCAGTGAGACACACGCAGGGAAGAATGTCATGAACACAAAGTAGTTGGCCAAGACAGACATGCAGCCAAAGCAGCACATGATTTCCAACTGCCGAACACCTGGAAGATACAAGAGATCTGTCAGGACACTGACTCACAATAAACAAGTCACATAAGCAGAGGCCATAATGGTGCTAAGCAGCAAATTGGTTCCATTATCAGCTCCATTTACCAGCAGGGTAAAGGTATGATTGAAACAAACTGCTTCATACAAGTGTAATCCGACCACATGTAAAGGCATGTTCTGAATACACATGCTAGAAGGCGGGGTGACAAGCCTGCTGCCATTGAGTGGGGTGAGAGGCAATGACTCATATATAACAGCTTCCCAAAAGCATTCATGGTGTTATTTTGCTCGACTGTTCACACAGAAATAGgtgtgtgaaaaatgaaaaaggagcttgagagagaagttgcTCAATCAAACGGTTTAGGGTATGGCTTTCAGACGTGGTTCAAAAATCCGACAAGTATTTTGTTTGAAGTATACTGACACCTTAAAGCTCTGTTCTGTCTCCTTATGATCATTCCATTTTGGTTTAATATAGCTGAACACACAATATAAGTGTAGTAACTGAAATATTTCCAGCACCAAAATTCTAGCAATCCTAACGAGAGTTAAAAGTGATGGTGACGTAAAAAGCTGAAGCAGGAAGTGGGTCTGTAAattgtgatggatgtttttctCGTCCATATAAGTTTGTCTAATCTGGGGTTTTGTTTCCAACTGTCTGATTAtgtgactgcttgtgtttcttggccAGTCTGACTTCTTTTTACTGATGTCTCAGCGTTCCCAGATCTCACCAATTAACTTACGTAATTTTCGCTTACATGCTTTTTTCCTACCACCACATTTATCATGTTCCCTTGAGctttttcaatttaaatttaaatgtcttCACCATTCTTTGATCTTACTGAACATGAAGAAAACTGTGCAGTTGTAGCTCAAAATGCGGGTAGGTACCTGACATGGTTCCCACTCCGATCACTAAACACTCCACCAGGGCGTCTAAAGTGAAGGTGGGTCCAAGTACTGCCATGCCACGAGCAATGTTGTCCCTCACTTCATCCTGAAAAAGTTACAGTAAACAAAAGTTAACAGTCAGGTCTAATGTGGAATTTCATGTGAGATGTTTCACATCAGCGTTCCACTGTTGAAACAAATTCAGATTTCTTTGTACCTGAGAACTGGAGCTTAAGGCGAACTTAGCGAGAGCACATGCTTTGGAGAGGTCGATGAGAAGCAGAAAGAAGGGCAGAGCCTCACTGtaagacagaacagaacaatgAACCACTGGACGTTCTAACAGAGGAACTGATAGAAGGAAGCATTTAATATGTACTTACTTGAGACCAGTGAGCTCTTTATCAAGGAAGTGAATTACCACTGTGCTGAATACGAAGCTGGAGAATATGGTGAAAAGGCCAGCTATGCCTGCAAGAGAGGGGATGAGGTACATTTTAGTTATGCTTAGGTTGTGTAATACCAACAAAAGCTCTCTCAACAGCCATATATCTTAtgtgttcattaaaaaataCCTAGAATATATTTGGATCCAAGTTGTCTCAGATTCTGGAACTGGAAGTAAATATAGACGATGGCGATGCAACGTGTGATGGTCAGGATGATGATATCACTGCTAAGAATttgctgtaaaatgtgaagaaaatatGATcagcaagtaaaaaaaataaaaagcctgATGTTAAAGTAATAATCCGTAATGAAAAACAATGCTTCCTATTTTGTGATAACCACACAGCTAGCAGTGGATCACATGTCCAAGactaaaacataattattatcTGTTCATGCTTTGTGGTGAGTAACCTCTTAAATACAAACTCTGCGATGCCAAAATCTTTGTAAACCTTGGATTTGATGATACTTGAACAATCCAACAAGTGGAGGAagtaacaatataataataatgctaacgtcagcttgtttacatgctcacaataacaatgctaacatgctaatgatAAGCAGTTCATGTTTTCCATTGTATTCACCATCTTACTTTAGTATGTTAGCAGGCTAACATTTGCTAGCTTATTGCAATTCATCCTAAGGGGGGTATAAATGTCTATATCAAATTGAATGGCAATCCTTTCAATGGTTGTGGTGACATTTCCCTCCGAACcagggatcatcaaagtcagacATCCTTTGGGGACCATGAATTCTTGTACAAAGGgtccatccaatagctgttaagatatttcagtctggaccaaagtggtggtcAGACTGACTAACTGACTTATTGTATACTGCCATCCCTAGAAGCATGGATTTACAGTGATCAGTGACTATGCACATTATGGGGATAAGGACATATTGTTAGAGAAAATAATGCACACTCTCCAGCCAACGAAGCATTATCTGTGGCCATGGTATGAGTAGGTAAGTGCTCATAAGTGTGACATACTATATAAGAGAGCACTGACCTGCTGTACATTGTTTGGTGGTGAATACGCTACTACAGATTACTTACGTAATCTCATTCACTCACCTCCTCTGTTTTAGGGCAGTCAAAGTTCCATCCACAGATCTGGTCATTGCCAGTGAACATGTTCATGGACATCATACAGATGGTGAGGGTGACAGTGCCAACGATCACCTCCCAGGGGTGGGAGGCCACCAGGAGGCCGTGCATACGGAACAGACGGGTCAGCATGGTGCGACAGAGCTCttgaataaaagaaagagaataaatgtACACCGGGAGGAGCTGGAagcaaatatacacatttacatataaagGATGTCATTAAAAGAAGTGCAGATGATGTGGGAAACAATAAAAGTCAGTaatcaagaggaaaaaaaaataaatcaaccaTCGATACTCTCTGGATCTTCTTTTCAAAGGGCACTATGTAAAGCCTATATTTTTACTTACTCCACTACAGTTCAAAGGGAAATGCACttataatttcatttaatttatctgACTGACTTGACCTGTTCAAATTTGAACACCAGTTTCCCACATCATCTGCACTTCTTTAATGACATCCTTGTTATGTAAGGGCCTTCCCAGTGTACATGTACACTGGGAGAAGCTGGAATTGATAAATCTGTCAGCTATTCTAATTACTTTGCTGATTaaaatttcttttgttttatttgttcttctTAAATGAATTTATTCAGAAGTTAAATTctgccttttttattttcatattcagtCATTTAATTCTCTATCATCATTGTTGAAGGTGTTAGTCTTGTACTTGTCATTTTAAGGCACGGATACAAATGATCTTAGAGTTGATTTAAGCTTGTGATTAGCCGGAAACGTAATGGCAATCCGGATTTAAATATTGCCCTCTGTCACTAATGTCACTAATGTCAAACACATGTAATATTGCTGTGTGGTACAACTCTGAGAAACAATGCTGTGACATACCTCGTCATTATCAGAGACACGTGCAGGCCAGAATGTCATAAAGCCAAAAGTAGTAAGGCCTAGACAGACATGCAGCCAAAGCTGTACATTTTCCAGCTCTATTTCCAACATGAATAAGGTAAGAAAAGCTATGGAAAAATAAGAGGCTGAATTAAAAACtcttagaaaaaaatattttttacactATTTAGAaaagttattattttaatcattaatttaaGTCAGAAGAATGAAATAGAAATCTTAATTGGCACATATAACTatctgatcaatattttttactgtATCATTTAATCTATATTAAATCAATTAGCCACTTTATACACTTTTTAAATGCGCCAATTAAGTAACAGATTGCAACTGACCACTGAAAAGTCTGGCCCACTTATGtttatataaatactgtatacttATTTTTGCTAAATAGTTTACCACCTTTTTTGGCTGACATATACTCTTCATACATTAAATAGTTttaaacaggaagagaaacattaataaaagctgctctgtgttcatGCTGTCAGTGCTTTCAGTTTATCTCTTCTTGACTTGCGGCTGCTGCGGCTGGTTGATGTCGGTCGCTGCCTTTCTATTCAATGTACCGATATCCGCTGGACGCGTTTGCGAAGCGTTTGCTGTGTCGCGGCTTTTGTCCCTGCTGCGTTTATTTTTGCCGAACCGGCTCGCATGTGTAGACCGTAACTAACGTATTCACGACAGAGTTAAAAACACTATTTCATTAAATAGATATAAGACTAACTTACCTTGAGAGGTGAAGTGAGTGAAAAATGAGACTGAGGACAGATGGTGAAGCGGAAAGCAGACGGGTCTAGGCGGACCTGCGGAAAGCCAGCTGCACCGACACACTGAGCGGCTTCTGCAGCTCACTGAGGCCCGATGGAACGAACGATGGCACGCTACTACATCATCCGACACTTCAGCCAATCACGTCGGTCACCTGCTTCACGAACGCTTTATCCACGCCCCGTTTCCTAGGCGACAGCGGTAATGGGGCGTGGCCAGAGGGGGACGCCTAATCTCACCACTGCACTGACACACCATCATGCAAACAGTCGGTGTGACACTGGGTTGTATAGCAGAGGCTGGCCTGTCAGGGAGTGGGCTCGTTTCTGTAAGTGTTGGAGGGTATCTGTACTGTAGTGTAACACTGTCTCACGCTCTTACAGTGGCTTTGTGATAGTcaactaaacattttttttctactttattcCACTACTGTTCCGCCATGTCAAGCTTCTACTGTTTGAATCAGTTTAATGTCAGCAATGAGAACTTTACAATAAACTGATCACTATTTTACCACAAACCTTTGGAGACCTTTGCGTGCGCTTTCTTATCTTGATATACTACTGTATACTATTTTAGGatccaaagttttttttcccattcatGTTACATGTGCCCATTTTCTATGGTTTTAGTGGATTACATATTTTGGCAAAACATAGGCTAGGTAAACTACATTGCACTTTCATGACTGGCAGTCATCATATATATACATTCTGCTGTACAAAGTCCTACAGAAATAAGCTTTAAGTCGATTTTAAAATGGGAATGGGGCTCTCTCGCTGTTTCTGGGATATTACCCTTTCAAATATTGCTTTTA of the Thunnus maccoyii chromosome 9, fThuMac1.1, whole genome shotgun sequence genome contains:
- the LOC121904676 gene encoding 3-hydroxy-3-methylglutaryl-coenzyme A reductase-like, coding for MLTRLFRMHGLLVASHPWEVIVGTVTLTICMMSMNMFTGNDQICGWNFDCPKTEEQILSSDIIILTITRCIAIVYIYFQFQNLRQLGSKYILGIAGLFTIFSSFVFSTVVIHFLDKELTGLNEALPFFLLLIDLSKACALAKFALSSSSQDEVRDNIARGMAVLGPTFTLDALVECLVIGVGTMSGVRQLEIMCCFGCMSVLANYFVFMTFFPACVSLVLELSRESQEGHPIWQLSHFSRVMEEEEDNKPNPVTQRVKMIMSLGLVMVHAHSRWIAEPSSINTTVGIPQVGMELDHLSPRRIEPEKPLWHFYLTRMITMDIEQVICLALALLLAIKYIFFEQVEMESTLSLKNPITMSAPTLAPRRPTETCCRKEPPAPRPLAPVQSMADHTPANKEERDEVIRPLPAPATDPQPKSVFVVGEEEEELKSDTTQPNPPPKPRGLDECVAILNNPELGPRFLSDAEVMLLVNSKHIPAYKLEAMMERPERGVAIRRQMISAKLPSPSALSSLPYTDYDYSKVMGTCCENVIGYMPVPVGVAGPLHLDGKQFQVPMATTEGCLVASTNRGCRAIALGGGASSRILADSMTRGPVVRLPSACQAAEVKAWLESTDGFQDIKEAFDNTSRFARLQKLLVGLAGKNLYIRFHSKTGDAMGMNMISKGTEQALSRLQQHFPELQLVAVSGNYCTDKKPAAINWIEGRGKSAVCEATIPAKVVREVLKTTTEALVDVNINKNLVGSAMAGSIGGFNAHAANLVAAIYIACGQDPAQSVGSSNCITLMEASGPTGEDLYISCTMPSIELGTVGGGTNLPPQQACLQMLGVQGASQECPGENARQLARVVCATVLAGELSLMAALAAGHLVKSHMTHNRSKVNLQETPGTCTKKAS